Proteins from one Tachyglossus aculeatus isolate mTacAcu1 chromosome 23, mTacAcu1.pri, whole genome shotgun sequence genomic window:
- the CHURC1 gene encoding protein Churchill isoform X1, with the protein MCGACVEKEYPDRGNTCLENGSFLLNYIGCAMCSKRDFVLVTNKATKEEDGEEIVTYDHVCKNCHHMVARHEYTFSVMDEYQEYTMLCLLCGKGEDSISVLPDDPRQMAPLF; encoded by the exons ATGTGCGGGGCCTGTGTGGAGAAGGAGTACCCGGATCGG GGTAACACCTGTCTGGAAAATGGGTCCTTCTTGCTGAACTACATAGGTTGTGCAATGTGCAGTAAACGTGACTTTGTGCTGGTCACAAACAAAGCCACAAAAgaagaggatggagaagaaatAGTCACTTATGATC ATGTGTGTAAGAACTGTCATCATATGGTAGCCAGACATGAGTATACATTCAGCGTCATGGATGAATATCAG GAGTATACCATGCTGTGTCTGTTATGTGGCAAAGGGGAAGATTCTATCAGCGTCCTCCCCGATGACCCTCGACAGATGGCTCCATTGTTCTAA
- the CHURC1 gene encoding protein Churchill isoform X2, producing MCGACVEKEYPDRGNTCLENGSFLLNYIGCAMCSKRDFVLVTNKATKEEDGEEIVTYDRVYHAVSVMWQRGRFYQRPPR from the exons ATGTGCGGGGCCTGTGTGGAGAAGGAGTACCCGGATCGG GGTAACACCTGTCTGGAAAATGGGTCCTTCTTGCTGAACTACATAGGTTGTGCAATGTGCAGTAAACGTGACTTTGTGCTGGTCACAAACAAAGCCACAAAAgaagaggatggagaagaaatAGTCACTTATGATC GAGTATACCATGCTGTGTCTGTTATGTGGCAAAGGGGAAGATTCTATCAGCGTCCTCCCCGATGA